The genomic window CCAATTCCGCCGAGCACTCCCAAGCCAAGGATTCTCAACACATAGCGGCGGTTGAGGAATCGACGAAAATAGACGGCTGCCAACAGCGAACCAAGCAACAGCGCGACGTAGGCACCACGGGACACCGTCATCGCCAGAACCCAGAAAGAGAACGCGCTGCCCATCGCGAAGAAGGCGCGCTCCAGGCCCCGTGTACTCCAGACCCGGGCGAGCAGGATGGGCAGGAACATGGCGATGAACAGACCGTACTGATTGGCCTCACCCAGTGGTCCTTCCACGCGCCCATCACGCCGCACGGAGATCACGTTCAGATTCGGCAGATTGTAGGCATCAAGGACGGTGGCGATGCTGCCTGCAGCGATGACCACGAGAATCCAGCGTTGCAGCCAGAGCGCATCGGCGGCAGTTCGACTGCCCAGGAAGAAAACCAGGAAAAACAGGTAGTAATCAACAAGCCTTCCCTTGAGGGAGATCAGGGCGGGGATGGGCCGGTAGTCCGTGTAAAGGCCGATCATGGTATTCGCCGCCCAGGACAGGAAGGCGATGGCGATCAGTAGCCCGAACAGTAGATGAATCCCCGGTAACTCAAGGATATTACGGCGCTGGGTGACCGCGAACTCCATGGCGAGCAGGAGTACGATGAGGTAGAGCGCAGCATTCTTGATACTGAGTCCGGGAGCAATTCCGAGACCCCAGCCGAACATGCCATCCGCCATCAGGATCACGAACAGGGATAACAGCAGACGCTTCATGTTGGGCACTCCGATTGTTGCAGGCAGGCCACCATTTGCTCGCTCATCGCCGCAGCACCGACAGGATCTCGCGGCACTGCGGGCGGTTGAGCAGCCCTGCCGCCGCGAGATACCCCAGGAACCCGACCACCGCCAGAGCAGCCAGCAGCAACACCGGTTGTATCAGCCAATCATCCAGCAGGCGGCGGCTGACCTCGACGCAACCAACCATGACAGCGGCAGTCAGCGCAGAAGGCAAAATGGCACCCAGATAGCTGCGAGCGGAGACCTGCAGGACAGCGAGCGACCGCCACAGCATGATCGCGAAATAGACCGGATAGGCGATGACCCAGGCCAGGCAAACCCCAATGACGCCCCACTGCACGCCGATCAGGAAGGCCGGAACCATGATGACAAGCGCGATCAGCAGGTTCACCACATTGACGTCCGGCCGCCCGATACCCATGAGCGCGGGGGTATTGATCACATTCAGTTGACGCAGTGGCATCACCAGGGCCAGCAACTGGAACGGCAGGACTGCGGGAGACCACTTTTCACCCAACACAACAGGAATTGCCTCCGGGGCGATTGCAGCCATGCCGAAGAAAAGCGGAAAGGTAAAGAAACTCGCAAGGCGTGCCGCCTTGCAGTAGTACTCGGGCACGGACAGTCCATCACGATGGGCGCTTGAGTAAGCCGAAAAACCCACCTCGTTGACGATGCCACCGAGCCTGTCCAGAGGCATGGATGCAAGGCGCTTGGCCACGGAGTACACGCCGAGCAATTCCGGGCCGAGGAAACGGCCAAGGACGACCACATCTGCCTGGCTGTAGCTGTACCAGAGAATGCGATCGAGGGTAACGAAGCCCCCGAAACGGCACTGTTGCCCCATGCCTCGAATCGAGAATGCCGGCCACACCCGGACGGGCGAGGCGATATAGGTGCCGATGACCTCCACGACACCGCCAATCAGAATGCCGACAACGATGGACCACACGCCGTAACCCATGAGGGCAAGAACCAGGGTCGCGGCGCTGCCGCTCAGTATGCCGGCGAGGTCCACCATGGCCTTGCGGCGGAACAGCATGTCGCGCCGTAGCATGGAGCGTGGCACCACAAGCAGTGCCATCAGCGGCAGGCGCAGTGCCATCACCTGAATCAGCGGAGTGACACGAGGCTCGTCAAAAAAAACGGCGATGGCGGGGGCGGCACCGATCAAGGCAAGTGCCAGCCCCAGGTTCACGACAAGAAGCAGGCCGAAAACCCGTTCCAGTTCAACACGGCTGAGCGAGGCCTGCTGAATCAGGGCAGAGCCGAGACCCATCTCGTTCAGCAGCAGGATGAGACCGAGCACCACAGCGGCCATGGCCATGAGGCCATAGTCCGTGGGCTCCAGTATGCGAATGACAACCAGGGACGCGAGCACCGCCCCGCCCTGCCCAAGCATCTGGGCAAGGACCAGCCAGCGCATGGAGGATGTGACGCGCTTACCGATCATGGATGTTACGGCCTCCTCATGGAGAACTCCGGAACCAAACCGCATGCGTCAAGCTCCGAGCTGGCACACTCACAGCAGATAGCGCACGTGAACGCCCACCCCCAATGCAATCCAGGCCAGACCGGAAAGCGTCCGCAATGGCATGTAGGCCCCTGGCAGCAGGCGCTTGCAGAGCAACATCACGACCTCCTGTGCCAGCAGGAGGACGATGGTCATACCAGTGATCAGGCTGCGAAATTCGATGTAGTCGTTGAATCGCGGCCCATAGCGTTTTTCAGCCTCCCCAAAGGCTGTTCTGAGCATCTGACGCCCTTCTTCAGAAGCCTCGGCGGGGACCCATTCAAAGAGGTCCGTTGGCTCTGTTGTCAGGCCATTTTGCAGGCGCAGGCCACCAGGCGTCCGTTCAACGATCAATTCCCAGTCGGCATCATTGATGGCCAGACTCCACTCCTCGGGCCCATCCCAAGCAAGCATCTGTGTGGACAGGGTCTTGTCGGCAGGCGGTGCCGCACTGGAGACTGGCAGGTGAACGACCAGCGCTGTCCAGGCTTGCTCAGAAACCTGCTGCATCATGCGCAGGGCTTCTGCGGCTCGCGGCGTGCGATCCGTATCAACGACCCAGCCACCCCAGGGTGACTCGGAACCATGCAGACGTTCCACTTGCAAGCCGCTGGAGCCGGTCCAGGCGAGCCGAAGATGTCGGGAGGACGGCTGATGACGCAGAGTCGTCTCCATCGCGTCGACCACACCTGCGCGGTCGCGTTGCAGTTGCGGATCGAATGTCCATGTGGTCCGCACCGTGCCCGGTCGGTCGTCGCTGAATGCGTCAATAATGAGCCAGTATTCGCCATACACCTGCAGCACCTGTCGGCGTATGTTCGCCCCATTGCCTCGGGTACGCTGCAGATCTGCCGCCATGAGTTCCGGTGCCGACGCCATGGCGAGCAGCTGACTGTGGCGCTCGCCATCCGCCGGCTCATCGACCCAGTGCGGGGCATTGTGGCCGAGCCACGACACCGCCTCCCGACGACCCGCCAGCCCATAGGGCCAGTAGCCTGGACCGGTGATCCACTCCACACCGTCGCTCCAGAGGTTCACGCTCAGTTCGGCTGCGTGCTCATGGGCATGGCCCGGGAAATGCTGCCAGTTGAGCACCGTCTGCCGTCCAGGGTCACTGTCGCTCGCTGCGCGACCGCCCCACCATATGGCGTGTCCACCGACTGGCTGGACCTGCAGGTCTTCAAGGCGCTTGAGGTTTGCGACGTGATACGGGCGCAGCGCTCCCCCGTCCGGTCGCCGCTCCGTGACAAGCACGCC from Natronocella acetinitrilica includes these protein-coding regions:
- a CDS encoding O-antigen ligase family protein gives rise to the protein MKRLLLSLFVILMADGMFGWGLGIAPGLSIKNAALYLIVLLLAMEFAVTQRRNILELPGIHLLFGLLIAIAFLSWAANTMIGLYTDYRPIPALISLKGRLVDYYLFFLVFFLGSRTAADALWLQRWILVVIAAGSIATVLDAYNLPNLNVISVRRDGRVEGPLGEANQYGLFIAMFLPILLARVWSTRGLERAFFAMGSAFSFWVLAMTVSRGAYVALLLGSLLAAVYFRRFLNRRYVLRILGLGVLGGIGVAVFLGQEYADLVMDRTVDAASTGDAFEISSGRNWIWATALGYMLQHPTSLVTGYGWDTFYATMYIAPHNTYFWHFFELGPPGVLILFLLLCSVLRYTRLATVGAAGNAAHTANLLGFGFGFTALMVGLMFVDLWAPWYFIWAYCGTAMRLAAEAVREQVTQPAVQSLHPEAARRAQLQSSGPPVQRMP
- a CDS encoding lipopolysaccharide biosynthesis protein; translated protein: MIGKRVTSSMRWLVLAQMLGQGGAVLASLVVIRILEPTDYGLMAMAAVVLGLILLLNEMGLGSALIQQASLSRVELERVFGLLLVVNLGLALALIGAAPAIAVFFDEPRVTPLIQVMALRLPLMALLVVPRSMLRRDMLFRRKAMVDLAGILSGSAATLVLALMGYGVWSIVVGILIGGVVEVIGTYIASPVRVWPAFSIRGMGQQCRFGGFVTLDRILWYSYSQADVVVLGRFLGPELLGVYSVAKRLASMPLDRLGGIVNEVGFSAYSSAHRDGLSVPEYYCKAARLASFFTFPLFFGMAAIAPEAIPVVLGEKWSPAVLPFQLLALVMPLRQLNVINTPALMGIGRPDVNVVNLLIALVIMVPAFLIGVQWGVIGVCLAWVIAYPVYFAIMLWRSLAVLQVSARSYLGAILPSALTAAVMVGCVEVSRRLLDDWLIQPVLLLAALAVVGFLGYLAAAGLLNRPQCREILSVLRR
- a CDS encoding heparinase II/III family protein, with product MIHDTSRSLGVLVSIAPPLLLVVWLWAPVLAHYYVPGADIDPQAVAAARDSPTDDAFVELRSQTFGVPRLTHYNDAEILEAASGLLERRFNLPGWTFRETGFPFRPEDVEADDGVWQLRYASFLLPGVLLEAHERSGDDSYLLATRDFLLDWNRFERHRRLPRGFMWNDHALAARTVALADFWRLYRQHAAYSPDHARQVLELVVRTGQFLAKPSHYTYATNHGTFQTLALMHLALSFPTLDQFVGYPALAVERLTEQMAYLVAADGTVLEHSPEYHYSGLERMATAFRYLTLADIPIPDDWWELYARAMSLQAAMQRPDGSLPRIGDTGVMAAARGVLVTERRPDGGALRPYHVANLKRLEDLQVQPVGGHAIWWGGRAASDSDPGRQTVLNWQHFPGHAHEHAAELSVNLWSDGVEWITGPGYWPYGLAGRREAVSWLGHNAPHWVDEPADGERHSQLLAMASAPELMAADLQRTRGNGANIRRQVLQVYGEYWLIIDAFSDDRPGTVRTTWTFDPQLQRDRAGVVDAMETTLRHQPSSRHLRLAWTGSSGLQVERLHGSESPWGGWVVDTDRTPRAAEALRMMQQVSEQAWTALVVHLPVSSAAPPADKTLSTQMLAWDGPEEWSLAINDADWELIVERTPGGLRLQNGLTTEPTDLFEWVPAEASEEGRQMLRTAFGEAEKRYGPRFNDYIEFRSLITGMTIVLLLAQEVVMLLCKRLLPGAYMPLRTLSGLAWIALGVGVHVRYLL